In Gymnogyps californianus isolate 813 chromosome 1, ASM1813914v2, whole genome shotgun sequence, the following are encoded in one genomic region:
- the TAGLN3 gene encoding transgelin-3, whose product MANRGPSYGLSREVQEKIEQKYDPELESRLVNWIIVQCGEQIEHPPPGRQHFQTWLMDGTLLCKLINSLHPKGNEPIAKISESKMAFKQMEQISQFLKAAEIYGVRTTDIFQTVDLWEGKDMAAVQRTLMALGSLAVTKDDGCYKGDPSWFHRKAQQNRRGFSEEQLRQGQNVIGLQMGSNKGASQSGMTGYGMPRQII is encoded by the exons ATGGCTAACAGAGGACCAAGCTATGGCTTAAGCCGAGAAGTTCAGGAAAAGATTGAACAGAAATATGACCCGGAATTAGAGTCTAGGCTGGTGAACTGGATTATTGTACAGTGTGGAGAACAGATAGAGCACCCTCCTCCTGGCAGGCAACATTTTCAGACCTGGTTGATGGATGGAACG CTGTTATGCAAGTTAATAAACAGTTTACATCCAAAGGGAAATGAGCCCATTGCAAAGATCTCTGAATCAAAAATGGCTTTCAAGCAGATGGAACAAATTTCTCAGTTCTTAAAAGCTGCTGAAATCTACGGAGTAAGAACAACAGATATTTTCCAGACAGTGGATTTATGGgaag GGAAGGACATGGCAGCAGTGCAGAGAACCTTAATGGCTCTAGGCAGTTTGGCAGTCACCAAGGATGACGGCTGCTACAAAGGGGATCCATCCTGGTTTCACAG gaaagcacagcagaaTCGACGaggattttcagaagagcagcttCGTCAGGGACAGAACGTAATAGGCCTTCAGATGGGCAGCAACAAAGGAGCATCACAGTCGGGTATGACAGGCTATGGGATGCCAAGGCAGATTATCTAA